Sequence from the Bacillus thuringiensis genome:
AATGCACTATCTTCGTCTACCATCTCACGAAAATATTTTTGGAACGGTTTACTATTCTCGTATAGACGAATTGTTCCATACATCCATGGCATATCTCCAAAAACATCTTTAATTTCACCTATCTCCATATCCTTAAAATACAACTTCATATTTACACCTTCTTATCCATGGATGACAAGGATACCTCATCATATTTTAAAATAGTTATTTTTAACATTTCTTTCTTAAACATATCTTCCCCCTCACAGTCTGAGATACCTTTTTTAAGTTCAAAATATAAACAGAAAAATAGCCGACTCTTTTATAAAAGTCGGCTTTCTTTTTATAACTCGAGCTCTCCCATACGAAGAAGCTCAACAACTGCTTGTGAACGTCCTTTAACTCCTAGCTTTTGCATTGCGTTTGAGATGTGGTTGCGTACTGTTTTTTCACTGATAAAAAGTTCACCCGCAATTTCTTTTGTTGTTTTATCTTGAACCAGCAATTCAAATACTTCTCTCTCTCTCTTTGTGAGTAACGGTTTAGATTGATACGCTTTTTCCTTCAACTGGTATAACCCTCCTTGCTTAAGCCAGAGCTGTGTATGTGTAAGTTGGGTGTTTATTTAGTCAAGATATTGTATGAACGAAATGTGCGGGTGGTGAATGAAAATGGGCTTTATTTCTCATGTTATTTTAGACTTTTATACAGTGCGTTCACTCTTTGTATCCACTTGCTTTTCGGCACGCCATATTTGTTCTAGTAATATGCTGACAACTGTACCTACGAACAAACCATTTCCGAATATATATTGCATAACAGACGGTAAGGATTGGAGCGCTCCAGACGGTAAAAACATAACACCGCTGCCAAATAATACTGCAACGCCTAAAATCGTTACATTCCTTTCATTAAGCTCCACTTGTTTTATATTATTTAACCCAATTCCAATTAACTGTACGAATGAAGCCATTAAAACTGCAGATGCAACAGCGGATGGTAACGATGCTAAGTAACGAATAATACTTGGAAACATCGACATTACGACTAGTAACATACATGCTAGTAAGAACGAGCGTATATATTTTTGTTTTGTTAAGCGAATAAACCCTGCCGTTGCTGGTAATGGAACGACACCTACAGTTGAAAATACGGAAGAAATGATGTGCGAAATTCCTCCAACCCACGTACCATCCTTCAACTGTTTCTGTTCAATAGTCGCTTTTTGAATGGTAGCTTGATTAATTGCTATAATAGCTGCCACTGTATTTGAAACTAAAATACATACCATAACGAAACTTGATACAGCCATACCTGTATTCCACTTTGGAAGACCCCAAGCAAATATTTGCGGAAATTGCACAAACTGAGTTACTTGAGATGGAATCGTAACTTTTCCTGCCATTAGAAAAAGAATCCATCCACTAATTAATCCTATTAAAACCGCATAACTTTTGACAAAACCTTTTCCAAAATTAGATAGTATAATAACGAACAAAAATATACTAAACGCGATTATCGCTGTAAATCCATCGATTTGGGAAGCAGTAGCAGTAATTCCTAGCATTCCTTTTAAAAATACACCGCTTAATTGTAAACATAATAAAAGTAAAAACGTCCCTGTCACAAGCGGCGTAAATAAAAATAAAATACGTCCGATAAAACCAGTTACTCCTAATCCTATTAAAATAACACCGGAAATTATCATTCCTAATTCTAAAATTTGCAATGTACTATGTAATTGGTTTTGCCCGACAGTTGCGTAAGCAAGTACGGTAAATACTCCAACCCAAGATCCAGCTGGTCCATCCGCAATTGGAAGTCTATGTCCAAGCCACCCTTGTAAAAAAGAAGATATACCAACTACAAAAAACGTACGCTGCATCAAATAAAATATTTCTCCCGTCGTAAGATGAAATAATCCGCCAACGACAATTGGTAATGCGATTGAATTCGCCAATAAAAATATAAACCATTGCAAGGTCCCCATAATATGATTTTGATTATGTTGATTGTCCAAATTTTTCATCCTTCCTAGCTAACCTATAAGAAATATATTTTAAACATAAAAAAGAAGAGTTCTACACTCACAATTAGAACCCTCCTCAACACATTCAAACGATTCTTTTACACAAGATTATTTAATTCCACCTCATTTAAACTACCAACAACAATATTTCCTTTATGTACAACGAAACGCTTCTCTGTTTGACGCGCTACCGCTTCAGCAGTACATGTTGCATTCGTCAAAACAAAACTCGCTTCATCTCCTACATTCGGCCATGCTCGCTTCCCATCATCGTTTAACGTTTCTTTTCCTCCCGTAATAAAGCGAAGTGCTTTTCCTAAAGACCTTTCATCACTCCATCCGAAACGTTCCGCTAATCGATTTGCCTTTTGCAGCATATCACCCGTTCCAAACGGTGACCAATGATCAGTAATACTATCATTTCCTAATGAAACTTTCACACCTTTTTTATCTAATAACGGAATTGGGATTACTTGTTTCCCAATCGGTACCGTTGAAGTAATATCGATATGTAAAGCCGCTAGTCTTTCCGCCACTTCTTCCGCTTCTTTATCCGTAACACCACCAAGTCCAAGCGCATGACTAATTGTTACGCGACCTTGCCATCCCGCTTCTTCTGTTAAATTTGCCAATCTCTTCATCGTAAACGTCCCAAGATTATTCGCATCATGCAGATGAATATCAACATCCGCATTAAATTCTACTGCGATATCCATAATGGTATGTAATGATTTTTCAATATCATTATCCACTGTAGCTGGATCCACTCCACCGACTAGATGCGCCCCCATACGCATCGCATCTTTCACAAGTTGCACAGAATTACTGCGCAATAATCCATGTTGCGGAAAAGCAACAATTCTACCAGAAACCTGATCTTTATATGTTTCCAACGCCGCTAACGTCGCCTCCAAATTACCAAGCCCAATAATCGGATCAACATTACAATGCGTTCTTATATTCGTCGCACCATTTCGGAGCAATAACGCTAGCATATTTTCCGCCCTATCTTGAGCAGTTGCTAATTGCTTCGGCAAAATTTTTTCTTCTTCATTAAAACGTGTAAAAATACTTTCTGCTGGCATGCAAGCTTTCCAAGGACCACTATAATACGTCTTATCAATGTGAATATGCATCTCTTCGAAAGCGGGCAAAATTAATAAACGATTCGCATCAAGAATGAGTACCCCTTCCTCTTGAACAGTCCCTGCTATGATTTTTTTAATTCGTCCCTCTTCAATAAGTAAACTACATAACTCTGTTTCTGTTTTTGAAATTCTCCCCTCTTCATATGTATACCCCGATTCAAGCGTTACATTAGTCAACCAATATACTGTCATCTCTATTTCCCCACCCTTTATTAAAAGTTACGTCTTACTATAATTTTAATATCAACTGAAAATTAAGACAATTAATATGACTGTTCCCTAAAAAAATGTAATACAACCTCATAGTCTTCTCATAAATTTCCATATAGAATAGAAGTATATAGTTTGATATAAAAAGGAGTTGATCGTAATATGTCAAAAAAATTATATAAATCGGAAACTGATAAAATGTTATTTGGTGTATGTGGTGGTTTAGGAGAATATTTTGATATTAGCTCTACTCTTATTCGTATCCTTTGGGTTATTGCTATTTTATGTTTCGGAACAGGTTTTTTAGTTTATTTCATTTGTTTATTCCTTATGCCACGTTCTTACTAATAACTTCATTCAATATATTTGAACAAAACATATAAAAAATCCCCTATAGTTTTTTCTATAGGGGATTTTTTCATGAAGAGTATTTCATCGTTAAATGTAATACTGCCACTTCATCTTCTTCATTTTTATAAATATGTTTCTTATTCGCTTCAAATTGAATGGAGTCAAACTCATTTAATTTGTATATATCATTCTCCACTTGAATCGATACTTTCCCCTTCATGACCGTTACAAGCTCAATAGCACCTTCATGATGAGCTTCTGGTTCATATATACTATTCGATCTCAAACAAGCACGGTGCATTTCCATTCCTGTTTCTTTCGTATAACGGAACATCGTTTCTAAGTGCCATGCTTGTCCCACATCTACTGCAAATCCTTCTCCGCAGCGCGCAACAGCTACAGGTTCTCCAACAACCATCAATCTCGATAAAGGAATCGATAATCCTTTCGTTATTTTCCAAATGACAGCTAACGTCGGATTCGTTTCGCCTCTTTCAATCTTTCCTAATGTTAATTTACTAACCCCTGTTTTTTGAGCTAATTCTTCTAAACTTAATTTTTGTTCATTTCGAATTTGTCTTAATAGCTGACCTACTTGCTGAATGACCTCTTTCGTTTGCATATCTTCATGTTCTTTCATCTATAAAACCACCTTAAAGTATAAAATAGTTTACTTTTATTATTTTTAAGTATATTATACTATACATAATCATCAAATTCCGAAAGGAGTGCTATACTTCATGCGCGCAATTTTATTAGGCCTTTTATCATCAGCCTTTTTTTCCGCAACCTTTATTATTAATAGAGCGATGAATGTATCTGGAACGAGCTGGGCTTGGACAGCTTCCTTCCGTTTTTTATTCGCTCTCCCTATTTTATTCCTTATCGTTTTATTTCGCAAAAACTTAAGGGGTTTATGGGAAGAATTAAAGAAACATCCATTAGCGTGGATCGGATGGGGTTCCGTTGCTGGTATTGGATTCTATTCTTTATTAAGTTTTGCAGCCGTCTTTTCTCCAGCGTGGCTCGTTGCTGGAACTTGGCAAGTTACGATATTAGCAGGTTTACTACTCTCGCCATTATTTTTCGTTAAAATAGAAACGAAATCAGGTACGAAACTTGTACGCGGAAAAATTCCACTTCGTAGTTTATATGTCGCATTATTTATTTTACTTGGTGTAATTTGTATGCAAGCAACTGCAGCAGGTCACATTACAATGACTCAGTTTATTTCAGGGTTTTTACCTGTCGTGTTAGCTGCTTTCTTATATCCGTTCGGCAATCGAAAAATGATGGAACTTGTTGGTGGACGTCTCGATACGTTCCAACGTGTATTAGGAATGGCGATTGGGAGTCTACCTATTACAATTTTACTTGGGGTATATGGATTTTCTACTACCGGTATTCCAACATCAAGCCAAATGTTGCAAGGTTTTTTGTTAGCATTATGTTCTGGCGTAATTGCAACGATGACATTTTTCTTTGCTACTGACTTAGCAAAAGACAATCTCGCTCTACTTGGAGCTGTTGAAGCAACGCAAGCTGGAACGATGGTCTTTACCGTTCTTGGTGAAATTATCTTCTTGAACGGTTCATTTCCTGGTGGGCTTTCCCTACTTGGAATGATTATTATTATGTTAGGAATGGTTGCAAATAGCGTATTAAATCGATCTGTTCCAGTCGTTAAACAGAAAAAAACAGCATAAAAAAAGAGTATGGTTCTATAACAAAGAACCATACTCTTTTTTATTGTCCCCCTATTTCGCCTTATCAGAATAGTATTTCATTAGCTGTTTATACTAAAACCTATGTTATAATACGTTTCATGCGCAATATTAGGAGGTAAATTATGTTAAAAAAAGCAATCGCTGAATTTATTGGTACATTCGTACTTGTATTATTCGGAACTGGAGTAGCTGTCATTGGCGGCGGAATCGAAGGAATTGGAACATTAGGAATCGCTATGGCTTTCGGTCTATCTATTGTGGCTATGGCATATAGCATCGGAACAATTTCTGGATGTCACATTAACCCAGCAGTATCAGTAGCTATGTTCATCAACAAAAGAATGAATGCTATGGAACTTTGTTATTATGTATTAGCTCAAATTTTAGGTGGTTTATTAGGAACTGCAACGTTAGTAACAATTTTAAAATCTGCTAAAACACCTTTAGATAATTTAGGACAAAATGGTTTTGGAACTCTTGGTTTATCTGGAGCATTTCTAGTTGAATTTATTTTAACTTTCGTATTCGTATTAGTGATCGTTGCTGTAACAGGTAAAAAAGGAAGTTCTTCTCTAGCAGGATTAGTAATTGGTTTCACATTAGTTTTAGTTCACTTATTAGGAATTCCGTTAACTGGAACTTCTGTTAACCCAGCTCGTAGTATCGCACCAGCTTTATTCGCTGGCGGAGAAGCACTTTCTCAACTATGGGTATTCATCGTTGCACCAATTCTTGGTGGTATCGTAGCAGCCATTGTTGGTAAATTCATTTTAAATACTGAAAAATAGAATTTTCAATATTTCCGAATAAAAAAAGGCGAGCCCTCATGATGAGGATGCTCGCTTTTTTACTCTTTCATTTTAGACTTTAAATTTGTAACTAATTGATCTACCGTTACATTTGCAAGTACGTTTTCCATCGCTTCTTGCGCCTGCATTAAAATAATTTCTAATACTGATTGAATATTAGCTCCTACTGGACATTCAATGTTGGGATTTTCATGGAAGGAAAATAGCTGTCCTTCTTCTACAACTTCCACTGCTTTATATACATCAAGTAATGTAATTTCTTCTAAATCACGAGCAAGTGTCGTACCACCTTTACCAGCTTGTACATCAACAAGTCCTGCTCTCTTCAACATTCCTGTAATGCGACGAATCACGACTGGATTTGTATTCACACTACCGGCAATCCATTCAGAGGTACAGCGAGAGTTTCGATCTATCGCAAGTAATGTCAGCATATGAACACCTACTGTAAAACGACTACTAATCCCCATCTGCACACCCTCCTTTGTATTCATTCTATTAAAAGACGACTCTTATTATTATATACTATTTTTAATTTATACATAAAGAAAAAGCATGATTTCAATAGGAAATCATGCTTTTCTCACATTATTGACGCTTTATGAATTTTGCTAAATCTTTAAATTTCACTTTATCGGAGTAATTCATTACACCATTTACGTAAATGCGGCTTGCAAGCATATTGACGATAGCGATAGTCACCAATAAAATGACTAAAGTCACAATAATCTCTACAGTTCCTGCTTCACCCGCTACAAGCCTCGAAAATGTAACCATAGGTGTAAAGAATGGAATATACGAACTAACTACAGCTAATGTACTATTAGGGTCAAATAGTGATTTAATACTAATGAAAAATGCTGCTATACCTAACATTGTAATTGGGAACGAAAGAGATTGCACATCCTCAATTTTTGATACAACAGCACCAACCGCTGCATATAACATTGCGTATAGTAAGTAGCCCGTAACAAAATATACAACGAACATACTAATTACTACAGCATCCAACTTAGAAAAGTCTAGTGCAAGTCCCACTAAAGATGCATTTTCTAGGTCTACCCAACCTAATAAATATGGTACAAGAAAACCGAGGGAAGCAGTAATAAGTAATAGTAAAGCACTAGAAACAATTGCTAAAATTTTGGCATGTAGCATTGTTAATGGTTTTACTTTCGGAAGCATTAACTCCATAACACGAGACGACTTTTCAGATGCTATCGTCGTCCCAATTGTAGTTCCAAACACAATAATAAACATATATAAGGCAAACGAGAAAACATAGCCAATCCCAAAGGAAGATGCATGATCCTTTACTGCCTCTTGTCTTAACGGAATTTCCATCTGTAACTGCTTTGCTACTTCTGCAGATACATTATTCTTTTCAATCATTACCGCTGTATATTGTTCTTTTAAATAACTCGCCATAAGTGTAGCAGTTGATTGACTCGGAAAACCACTATACATATACGTCACTTCCGGAATACCATTCTTTTCTGTAATACGGAATAGACCGTCTAAATCACCATCTTCTACTTGCTTACGTAACTCATTAAACTTATCCTTATTTTCTACAGTTACTTTAGCAGATGGAAGTAACTTTGTTAAATCACTTTCTTGCACTTTATACGTATCGCTTTCTGTTACTACAGCAAATTTATCTTTTCCTTTATCATTATCAGCAGTGAAATGATTAAACGCAAAAAGTCCAAACACAACTAAAAATAAAATCGCACTCGTAATTAATGATTTTTTAGATAAAAACGCTTCTCTAAAATAAAATGAAAATACGTGAGAAAATTTACGCATCGTTATTTCGCCCTCTCTACAAAGATTTCATTTAACGTCGGCTCTAACATTTTAAATTGTCGTAAGGTAACACCCTGTTCTTGTAATTGTTGTAAAATCTTTAGAGCTTCTGCATCATCTTGTACTTGCACATAAAGAAGGCCTTGTTGTTTTTCATACGATACATGAATAGATTCTAATCCCTTCTCATTCTCTTCTGTATCTTCAATCGTTAAATTGCGGAAACCGTATTCTTTTTTAATATCACTTAATTGGCCTTTTACGACAGCTTCGCCTTTTTTCAAAATACATACATGTTGGCAAAAAGCCTCTACTTGTTCCATACGATGACTAGATAAAATAATTGTCTTTCCGCTTTGCACTTGTTCTTCAATAATGCTAGCTAACATCCCAGCATTAACTGGATCCAACCCGCTAAATGGTTCATCTAAAATGAGAAGTTCTGGATTATGAAGAAGAGCAGCAATTAATTGAATTTTTTGCTGGTTTCCTTTTGAAAGTTCTCCTGCTGTTTTAAATTTATATTCTGGTATTGCTAATCGCTCTAACCAGTGATCAATAGCGAGATCTACTTCTTTCTTCGTCATGCCTTCTAATCTACCAAAATATCGTAACTGGTCTATTACTCTACTTTTCGTATATAAACCTCTTTCTTCTGGTAAATAACCAATCGTTATCCCACTATTCCCAAATGGTTTTCCATCCCATGTAATAGAGCCTTCATTAGGCGTTAATAATCCGAGAAGCATTTTGATTGTCGTAGTTTTTCCTGCACCATTTCGTCCAAGTAATCCTAACACTTCACCTTTTGGTAAAGAAATTTGCAAGCCGTTAACTGCTTTTGATGCCCCAAATAGTTTCGTTAAGTTTTGAATTTGTAAACTCAAAGTATAAAGCCTCCCCTTAGTTTCATTCATACTCTCTTTCAAAGACTATGTTTATTCCGGATAAAATATAGCACTACACTTCATCCTCTTACTATGTAACAGCATCTTAATCCATCATTTGTTCCATTTAGTTAAAATTGTAAATAATATCATTTCATTTGTCAATTATAATTGTCATTTCGACAACTAAACTTGTCAGAATGATTCCCATCATTTTTCCCATCTTTCTAATATAGGACATACTACTATATATACAAAAGACAATATGCAAATGTTCATAAAAAAAATATTATTTTTCGATATATAATATTAAATGATTTTCTAACATCAAGGAGGATACATATGAAGATGAAGAGGGGCATTACCACTTTATTATCTGTAGCAGTTCTATCTACATCACTTGTAGCATGTTCAGGAACACCAGAGAAAACAGTGGCAAAAGAAGAAAAAGTAAAATTAACAGACCAGCAATTAATGGCTGATTTATGGTATCAAACAGCTGGTGAAACGAAAGCACTTTACTACCAAGGATACAATATTGGTCAATTGAAGCTTGATGCAACTCTTGCAAAGGGAACAGAAAAAAAACCTGCTATCGTACTTGATTTAGATGAAACTGTTTTAGACAACAGTCCCCATCAAGCCATGAGCGTAAAAACAGGCAAAGGCTATCCGTATAAATGGGATGACTGGATTAATAAGGCTGAAGCCGAAGCCCTTCCAGGCGCAATTGATTTCTTAAAATATACCGAGTCTAAAGGTGTAGATATTTACTACATCTCAAATCGTAAAACGAACCAACTAGATGCAACAATTAAAAATCTTGAGCGTGTAGGTGCTCCTCAAGCAACGAAAGAACATATATTACTACAAGATCCGAAAGAAAAAGGAAAAGAAAAACGACGTGAACTCGTTTCTCAAACACATGATATCATCTTATTTTTCGGTGATAACTTATCTGATTTCACTGGTTTTGATGGAAAGTCTGTAAAAGATCGAAATCAAGCAGTAACAGATTCAAAAGCACAATTTGGTGAGAAGTTTATTATTTTCCCTAATCCGATGTATGGTGATTGGGAAGGCGCTTTATATGATTATGATTTCAAAAAATCAGATGCAGAAAAAGATAAAATCCGTCGCGACAACTTAAAATCATTTGATGCAAAATAAAGAGGATGGCATTCGCCATCCTCTTTATTTTACTTTCTCTGTTAAAGGCAAGATAAACACTTCCACCCGTCTATTCTTTGCCTTTCCTTCTTGTGTATCGTTTGGAGCAATTGAACGGTATTCTCCGTAACCAATCGCACTAAATTTTTCTGGTTGTAATTCTTTATTTTGGAGTAATACTTGCATAAAATTAACTGCCCGCTGCGTACTTAATTCCCAATTCGATGCAAACTGTGTATTGGAAATAGGGACATTATCCGTATGACCGGATACTGTAATTTCACGGGGGGACGCTGAAACAAGCAAGCTTGACATCTCTTTTGCAATCCCTAAAGATTCTAATTTCACATCTGCTTTCCCCGAATCAAACAGTACATTTTCTAATATTGTCACCATTAATCCCTTTTCAGTTAATTTAGTTTGAAAAGAAGAGGATAATTGCTTTTCATTAATATATTGATCAATCTTTTTTTGTAATGCTTTCAATTCATCCATTTCTTTTTTTTCTTTTTCTCTAGCTTCTTCTTGTTTTTTTGCTTGTTCTGCCTCAAGGCTACTTGCTGATAATTCCTTTTCATCATTTGGCTTCTGATCGCTTAAAAACTCTTTATTTCCTGTTCCACCTGCTAGTTCGCTTCGAAACGCTACTGCCATCTGTTTGAACTTCGCTGCATCTATACTACTCATTGCGAATAAAACGATGAACAATGCAAATAACAACGTTAACATATCAGAATATGGGATTAACCAAGTTTCATCGATATGTTCATCATGTTTTTTCTTTTTGCCTCTTCTATTTTTCTTACTCCGCATTTTGTTCTGCTCCTTTTTCTAGCTTTTTACGCTCAGTTGCAGAAAGTGAACCTAAAATGCGGTTCTTCATAATAAACGGATATGTACCTTCTTGTAACATTAATAAACAATCAATGATTAAACGTTTTTTCTCGATTTCAGCTGCGGATTTTTGTTTTAACTTATTTGCAAATGGATGCCATAATACATAACCTGAAAAAATACCAAAAATCGTTGCAATAAACGCACCTGAAATAGCATGTCCTAACTTTTCAATATCAGTTAAATTACCAAGCGCAGCTACAAGACCGATAACAGCACCTAAAACCCCTAATGTTGGTGCATACGTACCAGCTTGAGAAAAAATTGCCGCTCCTTTTGCATGCCTTTCTTCAATTGCTTCTAATTCAGCTTCTAAAATCTGTTCTAAATCTTCTGCAGATACGCCATCAATCACAAATTTCATACCACGCAAAAGAAATTCATCTTGAATTTTGTCTAATTGTTGTTCTAAAGACAAAATACCGTATTTTCTACTTTCAGATGTCCAATGAACAAACAATTCTAGCAACTGTTCATAACTTAAATCCTTTTTATTTGAACCAAAAAGAACTTTAAATAATTTTGGAACTCTTTTTAGTTGATTCATCGGAAATGCGATACATACTGCAGCAAATGTACCGATAAAAATAATTAATGCTGCGGCAGGATTCAATAAGGCATTTACGTCAGCGCCCTTGACGACCATCCCTACTACCACTGCTACAAATCCTAAAATAAGTCCAATAATTGTTGCAAAATCCATTCCCATTCACTCCTAGTCTATACAAGAAGTTCTTCATTCTCGATAATCGCTACATCTTCTTATATATATATATTACATAAAAAATGAATTTCATGAAAGATAAGAAATGAATTATATGAAAAAATACTACAATTTCACACATTTTC
This genomic interval carries:
- the motA gene encoding flagellar motor stator protein MotA, translating into MDFATIIGLILGFVAVVVGMVVKGADVNALLNPAAALIIFIGTFAAVCIAFPMNQLKRVPKLFKVLFGSNKKDLSYEQLLELFVHWTSESRKYGILSLEQQLDKIQDEFLLRGMKFVIDGVSAEDLEQILEAELEAIEERHAKGAAIFSQAGTYAPTLGVLGAVIGLVAALGNLTDIEKLGHAISGAFIATIFGIFSGYVLWHPFANKLKQKSAAEIEKKRLIIDCLLMLQEGTYPFIMKNRILGSLSATERKKLEKGAEQNAE